CAAACATTCAGAGGCTTTTGCTAATAACTCGTAACCAGCAGCTTGTAAATCGGAAGTTTCTAAATAACGCCGAGCAAAATCCGCACTACTTTGCACGACAAAAACTTCAAAATTACCAGTTTTTTCGACTCGTTTGCTACTATCCCAACCAACCCAGGCAAGAACGGGATTGTCAACAAAACTCACTGCTTGCCAATCCGGTTGTGATTCCAATTGAGATGAATATCCAGCCATGACACTCAAACACGGATTAAATTCTACAGAACGCAGCTGCTGACAAACTGTAGAAAGCTCGGTTAATGGCTCCAATATTGCTAAAGCTTGCGGTGCGGGAATCGCCAAAACAACAGCTTTAGCTATGACTTCTGACGGTTGGTTAGCAGTAGCTTCAGAAGAAGCAGATTCTAGAGATAGCTGCCAATAAGAATTATGAAAAGCGATCGCCTCTACCCTTTGAGAACGCCAAACTGCCAAACCTTGTCCTAAAAACTTGGCGATCGCATTCATTCCCGCCGGTGCAACGTAACGGAATTCGGAATTTGTAGGGGCGCACAGCTGTGCGCCCTTACGGAATTCGGAATTCTCTGTCCAGACTTGAAGAATATGGCGATCGCATAACAATTGCACAAATTGCTGCATTAACTCGCCTTTTGGCTTTAAGTAACAAGTCCCGTGATCGGCAAGAGTATCATGCAAGCGGCGCGTGGCGATTCTGCCTCCCAAACCCCGCGATTTTTCCAAAATTAGCACGTTATACCCAGCTTGGTGCAACTGCTGAGCGCAAGCCAAACCAGCTATTCCAGCTCCAATTACAGCAATGTCATACATAAGAATAGGGAATAGGGAATATGGAATAGGAAGTAGGGAGCAGTTATCAGTGACCAGTGACCAGTTATCAGCGATCGGTTATCAGTGACTAGTGAAGAAAGGGTGTGGAGACTTTAAATTTCTTCCTCCCTCAGCTTCCTCAGCTCCCTGGGCTTCCTCAGCTCTCTTCCCCCCGACTCCTGACTCCTGACTCCTAATTTTTGACTTTTGACTTTTGACTTTTGACTTACTCCTTATCCTTCACTTTAGAAGTAAAATAGCGATCGTGAGTGACTGTTGCTGGACTTGCGGGAGGACGGGATTTTGGATGAACTGAGAGCGGCATTAGAACTAGCTACGGAAGAAGAATTACAGCATTTAACCCAACTGTTATTTCGCCGTAAGTTTAATCCCCTAGATTACGTTCACACTCCCGAACCGATTGATGTTCAAAGCTTAGATAGGGAAGCGTGGTTAGATACGCTAGAAGAACGATTCCGCTATTTAGCTGCCGATGGAATGACTGTGTTGCGTGGAGACACGAACAAATTTACTTACAGACAAGCTCTGATTCAAGTTTGTCGCTATCTCAAAATTTCTTACTCCACGGCGCTGAGTACCACCGATTTAGAGGTAGAAGTCTTTTTAAATCTCTTAGGACGGACGTGGAAGCGTCTACCTGCCTCAGAAAAGCAACAACTGACAGCACGGGTACAGCGATCGCTAGCAGCGTCTTCCCCATCACAACCGCTACCGATATCCATACAAAAAGACCCGATGTCTTTGCTGGTCAAAGGTGGGAGTGCGATCGCCGTTAGCTCGATTATCCAACCAATACTGCTCAAACAGATCGCCCAGCAATTTGCTTTGCATTTTGCCAGCTATCAAATGGCTAAAGAAGCGATCGTTCAAGGTGGTGCAGTTGCAGCAGCTCAGTTTCAAAATTACGTCACGCTGAAAACAGCCCAGCAAGGTATGGCTGTAAGTGCAGCTAGGTATGGAGCAGTCAGGGGAGCATTTACCTTTCTAGGACCGATTATGTGGTCGTGGTTTCTCGCCGATTTAGGTTGGAGGGCAATCTCAACCAATTACGGTCGCGTTATTCCAGCAATCTTTGCTCTAGCGCAAATTCGCCTTACCCGTGCTGAATGTTGGGAAATGGCATAAATTGGTCATTGATGAGTGGCTGGTGGCTAGTGGTTAGTGGTTAGATTCTATCTCTAGTCACCAGCCATTAGTCACTAGTCACTCTCTACTGGTAACTGATGAGTATCAAAGACCAACGCCTACACAATGCTTGGAACAGCATCCAATTAGGGCTGCTACTGTTTCCGTTACTACCTTTGGTAGGAGCGATCGCTTTGCTCTGGGCGCAATTTGTTATTTGGCGACGACAGTACCGCACGATTTTCCGCAGGCGGCTCAACTGGGTACTAATAATCTTGAGTGGATGGTTGGTGGTAATGAGTCTATTCGCTTATTATCGCCGGGACGCTTGGTTAGGATTATTTAATTTCGTGCCATTTTTTAGCTTATTTGTAACTTTTAGCGTCTTGTTACAAACACCAGCTCAACTCAGACGATTAGCACAAATCTTAGTATTCACATCCGTACCAATAACGATCGCGGGCTTTGGTCAACTATATTGGGGCTGGGCAACTCCGAAAGCGTGGCACGATATTTTAGTGACACTGGGTTGCGCGATCGTCCCTCAAGGTAATCCGCCTGGTCGAATGACTTCTATTTTTATGTATACCAACGTCCTTGGTGCATATCTCGCGATCGCCTTTATTCTCTCGGTGGGATTGTGGATTGAAAGCTTTTTGGAAAAGTCAAAAGTTAAAAGTCAAAAGTCAAAACTATTTTATCCCTCACCCCTCACTCCTCGCTCCTCACCCCTTACCACTCAAATCTTACTGGGTGCAATTGTACTGGGTAATTTGGCAGCTTTGATTTTGACGAATTCTCGCAATGCTTGGGCGATCGCCGCGATCGCGGCGATCGCTTTTGCGGTGTATCAGGGTTGGCATTGGTTGCTGGTGGGAGTGAGTGCGATCGCATCGGCTATTTTTGGCGCAGCTTTTTCACCTCCACCCCTGCAACAATGGCTGCGGCTTATCGTTCCCACTTACTTTTGGCAGAGGTTAACAGACCAACTCTACGTTCGTCCAGAAGCAACGTTGAGAACGACACAGTGGCGGTTTGCCTGGAATTTGACTCTACAACGCCCTTGGACGGGTTGGGGGTTGCGGAATTTTCAGCCTCTCTACATGGCACAAACCCAAACTTGGATGGGTCATCCACACAATCTGTTTCTGATGCTGACAGCGGAAATCGGTCTTCCAGCAACCATCGTTTTTTGTGCTTGGATCGGCTGGATTCTGTTTCAATCGATTCAATTCTTAGCTAAGAGATCTCCCAACTCCTGTACGGGTGGGTTCGATCGAAAAATGATTTTTCCTTTGACAGATATCCCGAATAAACCCGCCCCTACCGACTCCCGATTCCCGCATCACAGCGATCGCCTCATTGTTTTCACTTATCTAGTGGCTGTTTGTGCTTGTCTGCTTTTTAACACCACAGATGTCACTATATTTGATGCTCGTCTCAACACTCTATTCTGGATTTTGTTGGCAGCGATCGCTGGAGTAACACAGTGCCATCAAGAGCGGATTCTACCTTAAGATTGAAAATATTTACCTTAATTTACACCTTACCGTCTCGAAAATATAAAATTAGTATAATAAAATACAATTCTCGTGCAAGTAGAGCCATAGTATCTATCAATGTCCATCCATGGATATAGCTGCTGTAAAGCATATATCTGCACGAAATAATTTCTCCACTTATGACAACACAATTTAATCGGCGGAAGTTTTTACTGTATGGTTCCGCTACTTTGGGAACCAGTATTCTATTAAAAGCTTGTGCAAATTCGCCTACGACTGAATCGAGTCCTAATGGAACTGCATCGCCATCAGCTGCTAATGTCAGCACGGCTGCTGCTAGTGGAGATGGAATCAAGGTGGGTATTTTACACTCCCTTAGCGGTACGATGGCGATTAGCGAAAAGAGTGTCGTAGACGCAGAAATGCTGGCAATTGAAGAGATCAATGCTGCTGGTGGCGTGTTAGGAAAGAAAATTCTCCCAATTACCGAAGATGGTGCTTCCAACTGGGATACTTTTAGAGAAAAAGCTAACAAGTTAATCGACGAAGATAATGTCGTTGCAGTATTTGGCTGTTGGACTTCTGCTAGCCGCAAGAACGTCCTAGAAGTATTTGAATCTAAAGACCATATGCTCTGGTATCCAGTGCAGTACGAAGGACAAGAGTGTTCTAAAAATATTTTCTACACTGGTGCAGCCCCTAACCAACAAATCGAACCATCAGTAGATTGGTTGCTGCAAAATAAAGGGAAAGAGTTCTTTTTAGTTGGTTCCGATTACGTTTTTCCCCGGACTGCTAACACCGTCATCAAAGCGCAATTAGCAGCAAAAGGTGGTAAGGTTGTTGGTGAAGACTATCTCCCACTTGGTAACACAGAAGTTACACCAATTATTACCAAAATTCGGCAAGCTTTACCTAATGGTGGCATCATCTATAACACGTTGAATGGAGATAGCAACGTAGCTTTCTTCAAGCAATTACAAGGCGCTGGAATGAATCCAGATAAGTATCCTTCCATGTCTGTCAGTATTGCGGAAGAGGAAGTCAGAGCAATAGGTCCAGATTATCTGAAAGGTCACTACGCTGCTTGGAATTATTTCCAAACAGTTGAGTCAGCTGCTAATAAAAAGTTTGTCGAAGCCTTCAAGAAAAAATATGGCGAAGATAGAGTTACAAATGACCCTATGGAAGCTGCATATATCGCGGTTTACTTGTGGAAACAAGCAGTAGAAAAAGCTGGTACGGCTGACGATTTAGCTAAAGTCAGAACTGCTGCTTACGGACAAACTCTCGATGCACCAGAAGGTAAAATTACTCTAAATAAGAATCATCATATCTCTAAAGTTGTCCGAATTGGTGAAGTGAGAGACGATGGTTTGTTTGAAATCGTTTACTCTACTGATAAAGCAGTTGCACCGCTTCCCTGGAATCAATTTGTTAAAGAAACTAAGGGATATAGCTGCGATTGGTCAGATCCTAATAAAGGCGGAAAATACAAGTCAGCTTAAACAGTTGACAGTTATCAGTTATCAGTTGTCAAATGCAGTATGAATCAGCGGGAGAAATTTTGTTTTTCATAAACAATTGCGATCGCTATTTCATTGTTTAATAGTAGAGACGTTACATGTAACGTCTCTACACCGATTGCTAATAACTGACTGCTGTACGGGCGGGTTTTGACTCTCGATCTACTGTTTGAATTGTCAATCTATCTGCTAAACCCGCCCCTACGATAACTGATAACTGAATAGGGGGAAGCGTGTTAATTGGATTATTTGACGGTTTATTTAACGGTATTAGTATCGGTTCCGTGCTTTTAATTTCAGCACTAGGGCTAGCGATCGTATTTGGACTTATGGGTGTAATCAACTTGGCACATGGCGAGTTGATGATGCTAGGAGCATACACGACTTTTGTAGTCCAAGCAGGCTTTAAAAAATTGGGCGAACCTTGGTTCGATTTTTATATTTTTTTCGCTCTCATATTTGCTTTTTTAGTCGCTGCTGGGGTGGGAGTCATTTTAGAAAGAGGAGTCATTCGCTATCTTTATGGCAGACCATTAGAAACCTTACTAGCAACTTGGGGTGTAAGTTTAATCTTGCAACAGTTCGTTCGTAGCGTGAACTGGGTACTGGCAATTGGAATAGTTGTATTTTGTCTGTTATTTTTTGGCAGTTTGTGGATCGTCCAGCGTCGTTCGGACTTCGATCGCATTCGTAATTGGTTTGTACTAGTGATGCTGCCTTTATCTTTAGGTATTGCGATCGCAGTTGGCAATATTTTGAGTCAAACTTACAAACTCGCAGTGAATCAGCCTTGGTTTGGGGCGCAAAACGTGGATGTTTCAGCACCGAGATGGCTGCGTGGCGGTTTACCTGTAGGTGGGTTTCAATTACCGTATGCCAGATTATTTATCATTGCGCTGACAATTATTTGCGTCATTGGAGTTTATCAATTCTTGCAACGCACTGCTTGGGGATTACGAATTCGTGCTGTAACGCAAAATCGTAGCATGAGTTCTTGCTTGGGCATTCCGACTCAAAAAGTTGATGCCCTTACATTTGCAATTGGTTCGGGACTAGCTGGAGTTGCTGGATGTGCGATTAGCTATCTCGGTTCTGTGGGACCAAATACAGGACAGAACTACATTGTCGATACATTTATGGTGGTGGTTGTCGGTGGTGTTGGTAAATTGGTCGGCACAATTGTAGCCGCATTAGCAATTGGTACGGTAAATTACCTAGTTGGTTCTGGCACTCTAGCAATCCTCACAGCACCCATCCCGCCTTTATCTGAGTTCTTTACCTTTTTTGCCACTACGAGTATGGCGAAAGTTATGGTATTTGCTTTAATTATTGCCTTTCTACAAGTGCGCCCAGGGGGGATTTTCCCACAGAAAGGAAGGACTGTGGATGCTTAGTAAAGTCAAAAGTTAAAAGTCAAAAGTCAAAAGCTAGTAACTACAAACGATCGATGGCTAATGACCAATGACCAATCAAGAAGGAATTAAAAATGACAGCAGACGCAGCAATAGGGAGACGAGGATTAAAGCGAGGTAAGAAGCGATCGCTCTTAATTGAAGCAGGTATAATAGGCGCGATCGCACTCTTATTAATTTTTATTATTCCAACTTTAATTTCCCCATTTCGCCTCAATTTGTTAGGACGATTTTTATCCCTGGCAATTGTCGCTTTGGGCATAGATTTGATCTGGGGTTACACCGGGTTACTCAGTTTAGGTCACGGGATCTTCTTTGGTTTGGGTGGATACGCGATTGGTATGCACTTGAAACTCCAAGTCCCTCAAGGGGAACTTCCCGATTTTATGGGACTTTACGGCGTGACCGAACTACCTTGGTTTTGGCATCCATTTCAAGCTTTTCCCTTTGCTTCGGCTGCTGTGGTGCTGATTCCTGGGATCTTGGCTGCCTTGTTGGGCTATTTGGTCTTTCGCAATCGCATTCGTGGCGTTTATTTTTCGATCTTGACTCAAGCAGCAACCATCGTTTTTTTCAACTTTTTTAACGGGCAGCAAAAACTATTTAACGGTACGAATGGACTCGTTAACTTCAAAACTCTTTTGGGTACAGCCGTAGGGTCGCGACCGTCGCAATTTACTTTTTACGTTCTGACGGTGCTGCTACTCATTGCTACCTATGCCTTGTGTCGCTGGTTAACTAGCGGACGCTTCGGACGGCTGCTGGTAGCGATTCGGGATGATGAGAGTCGAGTGCGGTTTTCCGGTTACGACCCGACAGAATTTAAAGTGCTAGTTTTTGCAATTTCAGGGGCGATCGCGGGGTTGGCAGGGGCAATGTATACTCTCCAAAGCGGCTCCGTATCTCCAAGAGCGATGGATGTTGCCTTCTCAATTGAAATGGTTATTTGGGTAGCAATTGGCGGACGTGGCAGCTTAGTAGGCGCAGTTGTAGGAGCATTGCTCGTCAACTATGCCAGAAGTTTTTTCAGCGAACAATTTGCCGAGATCTGGCTATTTTTCCAAGGGGCGCTATTTTTAATCGTTGTGACCGTGCTACCCGATGGTATTGTCGGTTGGTTGCGTAGTTCTGACTTGTTGCAGCTCGGTCATCGTCGGCAGCTATCAACTTATCCTGAAATTGAAGTCAACCCAGAAGTGCAAAGCGAACGGCAGGAGATAGAGACGAGGAGTGAGGAGTGAGGAGTGAGGGGACAAGGGAGAGGGGGGAGACAAGGGAGAGGGGGGAGACAAGGGAGAGAAGAGAGCTGAGGGAGCTGAGGGAGAAAAAACACTACACCCACCACGCACCACGCCTGAGCGCACCACGCACCACCCAATTGCCAACTACCACTGATAACTGATAACTGATAACTGATAACTGATAACTGATAACTGAAACAGGGGGTATAAAGTGGGCGAAAAAATTTTAGAAATAGAAGATGTTACGGTCAGTTTTGATGGATTTAAGGCACTGAAAAACCTTAATTTTAGTTTAGACAAAGGTGAATTAAGAGTTATTATTGGTCCTAATGGAGCAGGAAAGACAACATTTTTGGACGTGATTACAGGGAAGACAAAACCAACTCAAGGACGGGTATTGTTCAAAGGAAAAAACTTGCGATCGCTCAAAGAACATCAAATTGCCCGCATGGGGATCGGTCGCAAGTTTCAAACGCCTAGAATATATCTCAACTTAACTCCACGAGAAAATTTAGAAATCACTTGCAATCAACAAAAAAAGCTGTGGTCAACTTTATTTGGTAAACCTAAGAGTGCGGAACGCCAAACCGTATCTGGGTTATTAGAAACAATTGGACTCACTGCAAATGCAGATCTACCTGCGTCAAAACTATCTCACGGAGAAAAACAGCGTCTGGAAATTGGAATGCTTGTAGCGCAATCGCCAGATTTATTATTAGTTGACGAACCTGTTGCAGGGTTAACCGATGAAGAAACCGAAAATGTCGGGAATTTACTCTTAGCTTTGGCTCAAAGTCATTCCATTATGGTGATCGAGCATGATATGGAATTCGTGCGTCAGATTGCGCGTAAGGTAACAGTGTTGCATCAAGGTTCGGTACTGTGTGAAGGTAACATTGACGAAGTACAAAACGATCCTCGCGTGATTGAAGTGTATTTGGGACAGGAAGTAGAACACAAGCAGGGAGCAGGGAGCAGGGAGTAGAGAGTAGGGAAAAGAGAGCTGCTCTTGAGCTGGGGGAGCAACTACCAACTACCAATTACCAATTACCAATTACCAATTACCAATTACCAAAAATAAAATATGAATCCTGCTACAGACGCGATCGCCTCATCATTCAATTCTTCTACTGCCCAAAAACCAGTGTTACAAGTTGCTGGATTGAATGTCTATTATGGTGAAAGCCATATTTTACGCAACGTAGATCTTAGCGTTACAGAAGGACAAATGGTTTGTCTGATCGGGCGCAACGGTGTGGGAAAAACGACGCTGCTAAAAACAATTATGGGGTTAATTAAACCTCGTAGCGGTGCAGTAACTTTTGCCGGACAGCCGATAACTTTGAAGTCTCCAGATAAACGAGCAAAATTAGGAATTGGTTACGTTCCTCAAGGGCGAGAAATTATTCCTCGCTTAACAGTAGAAGAAAATTTACTACTCGGTTTTGAAGCGCTACCCCAAGGTAGAAAAAACCATCAAAAGGTTCCCGATCGCATTTTTTCCTTGTTTCCCGTCTTGAAAACAATGCGATCGCGGATGGGTGGTGACTTAAGCGGCGGACAACAGCAACAACTGGCGATCGCCCGTGCCTTAATGGGAAATCCCCGCTTACTCGTATTAGACGAGCCGACAGAAGGAATTCAGCCTTCCATTATTTTAGAAATTGAGGCAGCAATTCGCGATATTATCGCTACAACTGGAATTTCCGTGCTGTTGGTAGAACAACACCTGCATTTCGTCCGCCAAGCCGACCGTTACTATGCGATGCAAAAAGGCGGAATTGTCGCATCTGGTACTACCAGCGAACTCAGTCAGGATGTCATTCAGCGATTTTTGGCAGTCTAGATCAAAAGTCAAAAGTCAAAAGTCAAAAGTCAAAAGCTTGCTCTTGAGCAAAACGAAGAGTCAAAACTGAGAACTAACCATCGATCGCCATAAATGACAATTGACAAATGACTTTCTACTACTTAGCAGGCTTAGGCGTTTTCCAAGCTGCATACAATTCTAGAGGAATGCTTCTGAGGGTGGGTCGAGCCAGAAATAAGATACTGTAGCTGGCAACCAACAAACTCAAACTGATGTAAAACGGTAGCCAGGGACCAGCAAGTAGGGGAATTGCCGTGGCGATAATTAAACAAATTGCATCCCCGTAATCCGGTGCGCCACACAATCTGGTGATGGAAAAATGCAGCGCCAAAAAACTAGGTAAGGCAAATAATTCTGCCACGCCATAACCCCAAGCTCCTAAAACTGGTAGGAGCAGCCAAGCAGCTAGCCAAAACAGACTAATATAGATGGCGTTAAACCGAGCCACATCGCGATTGTGTCCTGCGGCATATAACGCCGAAATATGCATGTTGAATACCGTGTAGAGCAAGGTTGCTAGGGCAACGAACGTAAAGACTTGGGTGCTGGGTAG
This window of the Chroococcidiopsis thermalis PCC 7203 genome carries:
- the urtE gene encoding urea ABC transporter ATP-binding subunit UrtE — its product is MNPATDAIASSFNSSTAQKPVLQVAGLNVYYGESHILRNVDLSVTEGQMVCLIGRNGVGKTTLLKTIMGLIKPRSGAVTFAGQPITLKSPDKRAKLGIGYVPQGREIIPRLTVEENLLLGFEALPQGRKNHQKVPDRIFSLFPVLKTMRSRMGGDLSGGQQQQLAIARALMGNPRLLVLDEPTEGIQPSIILEIEAAIRDIIATTGISVLLVEQHLHFVRQADRYYAMQKGGIVASGTTSELSQDVIQRFLAV
- the urtD gene encoding urea ABC transporter ATP-binding protein UrtD, with product MGEKILEIEDVTVSFDGFKALKNLNFSLDKGELRVIIGPNGAGKTTFLDVITGKTKPTQGRVLFKGKNLRSLKEHQIARMGIGRKFQTPRIYLNLTPRENLEITCNQQKKLWSTLFGKPKSAERQTVSGLLETIGLTANADLPASKLSHGEKQRLEIGMLVAQSPDLLLVDEPVAGLTDEETENVGNLLLALAQSHSIMVIEHDMEFVRQIARKVTVLHQGSVLCEGNIDEVQNDPRVIEVYLGQEVEHKQGAGSRE
- a CDS encoding YaaW family protein, coding for MDELRAALELATEEELQHLTQLLFRRKFNPLDYVHTPEPIDVQSLDREAWLDTLEERFRYLAADGMTVLRGDTNKFTYRQALIQVCRYLKISYSTALSTTDLEVEVFLNLLGRTWKRLPASEKQQLTARVQRSLAASSPSQPLPISIQKDPMSLLVKGGSAIAVSSIIQPILLKQIAQQFALHFASYQMAKEAIVQGGAVAAAQFQNYVTLKTAQQGMAVSAARYGAVRGAFTFLGPIMWSWFLADLGWRAISTNYGRVIPAIFALAQIRLTRAECWEMA
- the urtB gene encoding urea ABC transporter permease subunit UrtB, producing MLIGLFDGLFNGISIGSVLLISALGLAIVFGLMGVINLAHGELMMLGAYTTFVVQAGFKKLGEPWFDFYIFFALIFAFLVAAGVGVILERGVIRYLYGRPLETLLATWGVSLILQQFVRSVNWVLAIGIVVFCLLFFGSLWIVQRRSDFDRIRNWFVLVMLPLSLGIAIAVGNILSQTYKLAVNQPWFGAQNVDVSAPRWLRGGLPVGGFQLPYARLFIIALTIICVIGVYQFLQRTAWGLRIRAVTQNRSMSSCLGIPTQKVDALTFAIGSGLAGVAGCAISYLGSVGPNTGQNYIVDTFMVVVVGGVGKLVGTIVAALAIGTVNYLVGSGTLAILTAPIPPLSEFFTFFATTSMAKVMVFALIIAFLQVRPGGIFPQKGRTVDA
- the urtA gene encoding urea ABC transporter substrate-binding protein, whose protein sequence is MTTQFNRRKFLLYGSATLGTSILLKACANSPTTESSPNGTASPSAANVSTAAASGDGIKVGILHSLSGTMAISEKSVVDAEMLAIEEINAAGGVLGKKILPITEDGASNWDTFREKANKLIDEDNVVAVFGCWTSASRKNVLEVFESKDHMLWYPVQYEGQECSKNIFYTGAAPNQQIEPSVDWLLQNKGKEFFLVGSDYVFPRTANTVIKAQLAAKGGKVVGEDYLPLGNTEVTPIITKIRQALPNGGIIYNTLNGDSNVAFFKQLQGAGMNPDKYPSMSVSIAEEEVRAIGPDYLKGHYAAWNYFQTVESAANKKFVEAFKKKYGEDRVTNDPMEAAYIAVYLWKQAVEKAGTADDLAKVRTAAYGQTLDAPEGKITLNKNHHISKVVRIGEVRDDGLFEIVYSTDKAVAPLPWNQFVKETKGYSCDWSDPNKGGKYKSA
- the urtC gene encoding urea ABC transporter permease subunit UrtC; protein product: MTADAAIGRRGLKRGKKRSLLIEAGIIGAIALLLIFIIPTLISPFRLNLLGRFLSLAIVALGIDLIWGYTGLLSLGHGIFFGLGGYAIGMHLKLQVPQGELPDFMGLYGVTELPWFWHPFQAFPFASAAVVLIPGILAALLGYLVFRNRIRGVYFSILTQAATIVFFNFFNGQQKLFNGTNGLVNFKTLLGTAVGSRPSQFTFYVLTVLLLIATYALCRWLTSGRFGRLLVAIRDDESRVRFSGYDPTEFKVLVFAISGAIAGLAGAMYTLQSGSVSPRAMDVAFSIEMVIWVAIGGRGSLVGAVVGALLVNYARSFFSEQFAEIWLFFQGALFLIVVTVLPDGIVGWLRSSDLLQLGHRRQLSTYPEIEVNPEVQSERQEIETRSEE
- a CDS encoding NAD(P)/FAD-dependent oxidoreductase, producing MYDIAVIGAGIAGLACAQQLHQAGYNVLILEKSRGLGGRIATRRLHDTLADHGTCYLKPKGELMQQFVQLLCDRHILQVWTENSEFRKGAQLCAPTNSEFRYVAPAGMNAIAKFLGQGLAVWRSQRVEAIAFHNSYWQLSLESASSEATANQPSEVIAKAVVLAIPAPQALAILEPLTELSTVCQQLRSVEFNPCLSVMAGYSSQLESQPDWQAVSFVDNPVLAWVGWDSSKRVEKTGNFEVFVVQSSADFARRYLETSDLQAAGYELLAKASECLLPWLAKPEWLQVHRWRYAFPSRPLGQSCLSTETNLPLVCCGDWCGGNFVEGAMHSGIAAATEINRQMEGRSLPGSNFLQAIALE
- a CDS encoding O-antigen ligase family protein — translated: MSIKDQRLHNAWNSIQLGLLLFPLLPLVGAIALLWAQFVIWRRQYRTIFRRRLNWVLIILSGWLVVMSLFAYYRRDAWLGLFNFVPFFSLFVTFSVLLQTPAQLRRLAQILVFTSVPITIAGFGQLYWGWATPKAWHDILVTLGCAIVPQGNPPGRMTSIFMYTNVLGAYLAIAFILSVGLWIESFLEKSKVKSQKSKLFYPSPLTPRSSPLTTQILLGAIVLGNLAALILTNSRNAWAIAAIAAIAFAVYQGWHWLLVGVSAIASAIFGAAFSPPPLQQWLRLIVPTYFWQRLTDQLYVRPEATLRTTQWRFAWNLTLQRPWTGWGLRNFQPLYMAQTQTWMGHPHNLFLMLTAEIGLPATIVFCAWIGWILFQSIQFLAKRSPNSCTGGFDRKMIFPLTDIPNKPAPTDSRFPHHSDRLIVFTYLVAVCACLLFNTTDVTIFDARLNTLFWILLAAIAGVTQCHQERILP